Genomic DNA from Synergistaceae bacterium:
ACCTTCTCCGGCCTGCTTGTCCCTTTGCTACGAGGGATTTTTTGGCTGGTTATTCTTTTGGTGTTGTCCGCTTTTTGCAGCGCTGCCGAGACAGCTATCACCACCGCGGGACGCGGTAAACTTCTAGCCTTACAAGGGGCGCGACCTTTTTACAAATCCCTGTTCCAATGGCTGATCGACGATATTCAGGGAGCGCTGACCCTTTGTCTGATCGCCAACAACGTCGTCAACATCGGAGCCAGCACCCTGGCCACCACTATCGCCTTGAAGCTCTTCGGCACAGGAGGAATCGTCTATGTCGTGCCTTTCATGACGGTGATGATCGTTATTTTCGGCGAGATTTTGCCTAAAAGCGTTTCCATCGTCTACTCCGAGCGCGTCCTTTTGTTCTGTACCCCCATTTTGCGGGTCTTGAACTTTTTGGCTTACCCCATCACACGCCTCATGCAAGGGGGGGTCTGGGGGGTTGGTTGGCTTCTCCGCCTGGACCTGAAACGACAGGGGCCTTTCGTAACCCGCGAGGAAATCGAGCAAGTCGTCAATATCGGAGAGCAGAGCGGGGCCATTGAGGCCGTGGAACGACGCATGATCCACGGGATTATCGACTTCGAGGATACCCGCGTTTACGAGATCATGGTACCTCGGATGGATATGGTGACCCTCGAAAATACCGACACCATTGCCTCGGCCATGGAGGTATTCATCGAACACGGA
This window encodes:
- a CDS encoding hemolysin family protein, with the translated sequence MATFSGLLVPLLRGIFWLVILLVLSAFCSAAETAITTAGRGKLLALQGARPFYKSLFQWLIDDIQGALTLCLIANNVVNIGASTLATTIALKLFGTGGIVYVVPFMTVMIVIFGEILPKSVSIVYSERVLLFCTPILRVLNFLAYPITRLMQGGVWGVGWLLRLDLKRQGPFVTREEIEQVVNIGEQSGAIEAVERRMIHGIIDFEDTRVYEIMVPRMDMVTLENTDTIASAMEVFIEHGHSRLPVYEDNPDNIIGILYVKDTLKNLVEGDLARLVDSLVRKPMFVPESIRTVELLEAMRRDHVHIAVVVDEYGGIAGLVTMEDLLEEIVGEIQDEYDQEAPDILEEEDGSYLVQGNMSLEDLSEVLKCPFESEDAESIAGLVLSLAGGFPEDNEEFEYANWIIKVVDLEDHRIKLLRLARKGQKEQKIQKDTGGKKAL